DNA from Deltaproteobacteria bacterium:
CCGTAGCGTCCACCCGGTCCGCATGAAGCGCCTGGTTGACGCTCAGTCTCCCGGTTCCTTCGGAAGCTGGGCACCATGCCAGACAGCAACAATCCAGACGATATCGGCTTTAATTTTGTAAAAGAACCGATATGGCGAGATGATAACCTCACGATAGGGAAGGTCTGGAAATTCTGGTATGAGTCTTCCTGATTCAGGTAAGTCCTCAAGTCTTCGTAAAATTTTTTCAGCACGATCTCGAAATTTGACAGCCGCAGAGGGTTTATCTTGGCGAACATATGCGAGAGCTGAAAGGAATTGATTTCGAGCAGAGGGGGTAAAGCGAACTTTCACTA
Protein-coding regions in this window:
- a CDS encoding type II toxin-antitoxin system RelE/ParE family toxin; translated protein: MKVRFTPSARNQFLSALAYVRQDKPSAAVKFRDRAEKILRRLEDLPESGRLIPEFPDLPYREVIISPYRFFYKIKADIVWIVAVWHGAQLPKEPGD